One genomic segment of Cystobacter fuscus DSM 2262 includes these proteins:
- a CDS encoding GNAT family N-acetyltransferase — MQPTPTRNPAPDAPSFRIRRARRGDAESLATLLREMGYPHGSDAQTVHWVISHPEIEIFVAADAQDRPVGMVSLSHRPQLRLRGRIATVDELVVTESWRRRGVGRALIQQVIERCGARALSVKRIEVSAYAQEPLQNFYASCGFQFVDRTVMRYTEFEGQHG; from the coding sequence GTGCAACCGACGCCCACCCGAAACCCCGCTCCCGACGCGCCGTCCTTCCGCATCCGCCGTGCGCGCCGGGGAGACGCCGAGAGCCTCGCCACGCTGCTGCGTGAGATGGGCTACCCCCATGGCTCGGATGCCCAGACGGTCCACTGGGTCATCAGCCATCCGGAAATCGAAATCTTCGTGGCGGCCGACGCACAGGATCGTCCCGTGGGGATGGTGTCCCTGTCGCACCGGCCGCAGCTGCGGCTGCGCGGGCGCATCGCCACGGTGGACGAGCTGGTGGTGACGGAGAGCTGGCGGCGCCGCGGCGTGGGCCGGGCCCTCATCCAGCAGGTCATCGAGCGGTGTGGCGCCCGGGCCCTGAGCGTCAAGCGCATCGAGGTGAGCGCCTATGCCCAGGAGCCACTCCAGAACTTCTACGCGTCGTGCGGCTTCCAATTCGTGGACCGCACGGTGATGCGCTACACCGAGTTCGAGGGCCAGCACGGCTGA
- a CDS encoding thiamine pyrophosphate-dependent dehydrogenase E1 component subunit alpha, which translates to MSKPRLINREEERLPLDRELLVRMHDLMVKARVLEERLIQMYKQGHGYFWIGGPGEEAFNVPLGLLMKRGQGPAYDYLHAHYRQSATMLALGEEPLGSLRQMKNTASDPYSGGRNFAGHYSKREWNIAPVSSPIEVQYTMAPGTALAQKRHGGDGITIVTGGDAGTAEGDFASCLVWSSRPGMELPLLIIVTNNKWGISTPANTQHGETHVADRGKAFNIRTRTIDGNDPIVAYQELKEAMEYVRRERKPFLLEAMVSRLYGHSSASGANMVGGELDCLTRFEERLEKQGVLTRAEMDALRGRYTEDIAALARQVREEPLPAPETIWNHIFAERK; encoded by the coding sequence GTGTCCAAACCCCGCCTGATCAACCGCGAAGAGGAAAGGCTCCCGCTCGACCGGGAACTGCTGGTCCGGATGCATGACCTGATGGTGAAGGCGCGTGTGCTCGAGGAGCGCCTCATCCAGATGTACAAGCAGGGGCATGGCTACTTCTGGATTGGTGGCCCCGGCGAGGAGGCCTTCAACGTGCCGCTGGGCCTGCTGATGAAGAGGGGCCAGGGCCCGGCCTACGACTACCTGCACGCGCACTACCGGCAGTCGGCCACGATGTTGGCACTGGGCGAGGAGCCCCTCGGCTCCTTGCGGCAGATGAAGAACACGGCGTCGGACCCGTACTCGGGGGGCCGCAACTTCGCGGGCCACTATTCCAAGCGCGAGTGGAACATCGCCCCGGTCTCCTCGCCCATCGAGGTGCAGTACACGATGGCGCCGGGCACGGCCCTGGCGCAGAAGCGCCACGGGGGCGACGGCATCACCATCGTCACCGGCGGAGACGCGGGCACGGCCGAGGGGGATTTCGCCTCGTGCCTGGTGTGGAGCTCGCGCCCGGGCATGGAGCTGCCCCTGCTCATCATCGTCACCAACAACAAGTGGGGCATCTCCACGCCGGCCAACACCCAGCACGGCGAGACGCACGTCGCCGACCGCGGCAAGGCCTTCAACATCCGCACCCGGACGATCGACGGCAATGATCCGATCGTCGCCTACCAGGAGCTGAAGGAGGCCATGGAGTACGTGCGCCGCGAGCGCAAGCCCTTCCTCCTGGAGGCCATGGTGTCGCGCCTGTACGGCCACTCGTCGGCGTCGGGAGCGAACATGGTGGGCGGCGAGCTGGACTGCCTGACGCGCTTCGAGGAGCGCCTGGAGAAGCAGGGCGTGCTCACGCGGGCGGAAATGGACGCGCTGCGCGGCCGCTACACCGAGGACATCGCCGCCCTGGCCCGCCAGGTGCGCGAGGAGCCGCTGCCGGCCCCCGAGACCATCTGGAACCACATCTTCGCGGAGAGGAAGTAA
- a CDS encoding DEAD/DEAH box helicase, with the protein MQTIETPRAPLAALLPDRSAGPLASDDILTRFVGWVESTGLSLYPAQEEAILELLGGKHLFLKTPTGSGKSLVAMALHFKAMAEGKVSFYTCPIKALVNEKFFALCEAFGAENVGLLTGDAAINREAPIICCTAEILSNLALRDAMLRADYVVMDEFHYYADRERGIAWQLPLITLPSTTFLMMSATLGDTHLIEEKLQEFTGREVASVRSAVRPVPLDFEYRETPLHETLQDLIRLGKAPIYLVNFSQRAAAEQAQNLMSVDFSTKEEKEAIRQALLEAPFDTPYGKDFQRFLRHGIGMHHAGLLPKYRLLVERLAQTGLLKVISGTDTLGVGVNIPIRTVLFTQLFKFNGEKLATLSVRDFQQIAGRAGRKGFDTQGSVVAQAPEHVIENVKIAQKEAKGGKRLPRKPPPQKGFVNYDKNTFDRLQTGLPEPLESRFEVTHGFLLNLLQSEMVGGAEGYQRLVRLIFRSHGSEYIKRRNIKEAAACFRTLRNAGLVIVNKGEGGSSASVAVAPGLQRDFSLNQTLSLYLLDTLNKLDHEAETYALDVVTLAESILENPEVVLYAQLHELKGEKIAEMKARGMEYDERMAELDKLEWPKPNRDFIYTTFNAFADKHPWVGAENIRPKSILRDMYERYMTFHDYVREYGLQRSEGVLMRYLGDCYKALTQTIPERYRNDELKDIIEWLRAMIRHVDQSLLDEWERLKNPGEALLPRAEAPERRPQELTDDPRAFAAHVRNELYRLVRMLGLRRYADAVALLRLDAGGEAWTAAKLEAAMAPYFEEHGSVVLTPQARRPAYTLLKETGPRQWDAQQRLLDPEGHGDWMLDCAIDLTGRKVDDGPLLILRRIGT; encoded by the coding sequence ATGCAGACGATTGAAACCCCCCGGGCGCCGCTCGCGGCCCTGCTCCCCGACCGCTCCGCCGGCCCCCTGGCCTCCGACGACATCCTCACCCGCTTCGTCGGCTGGGTGGAGTCCACGGGCCTGTCCCTCTACCCGGCGCAGGAGGAGGCCATCCTCGAGCTGCTCGGGGGCAAGCACCTGTTCCTCAAGACGCCCACCGGTTCGGGCAAGTCGCTCGTCGCCATGGCGCTGCACTTCAAGGCCATGGCCGAGGGCAAGGTGTCCTTCTACACCTGTCCCATCAAGGCGCTCGTCAACGAGAAGTTCTTCGCCCTGTGCGAGGCCTTCGGCGCGGAGAACGTGGGACTGCTCACCGGCGACGCGGCCATCAACCGCGAGGCGCCCATCATCTGCTGCACCGCGGAGATCCTCTCCAACCTCGCCCTGCGCGACGCCATGCTGCGCGCCGACTACGTGGTGATGGACGAGTTCCACTACTACGCGGACCGCGAGCGCGGCATCGCCTGGCAGCTGCCGCTCATCACCCTGCCGTCCACCACGTTCCTGATGATGTCGGCCACGCTGGGTGACACGCACCTCATCGAGGAGAAGCTCCAGGAGTTCACCGGCCGCGAGGTGGCGAGCGTGCGCAGCGCCGTGCGCCCGGTGCCGCTGGACTTCGAGTACCGCGAGACGCCCCTGCACGAGACCCTCCAGGATCTCATCCGGCTGGGCAAGGCGCCCATCTACCTGGTGAACTTCTCGCAGCGCGCCGCGGCCGAGCAGGCGCAGAACCTGATGAGCGTGGACTTCTCCACCAAGGAGGAGAAGGAGGCCATCCGTCAGGCGCTCTTGGAGGCTCCCTTCGACACGCCCTACGGCAAGGACTTCCAGCGCTTCCTGCGCCACGGCATCGGCATGCACCACGCGGGCCTCTTGCCCAAGTACCGGCTGCTCGTGGAGCGGCTGGCGCAGACGGGTCTGCTCAAGGTCATCAGCGGTACGGACACCCTGGGCGTGGGGGTGAACATCCCCATCCGCACGGTGCTCTTCACCCAGCTCTTCAAGTTCAACGGCGAGAAGCTCGCCACGCTGAGCGTGCGCGACTTCCAGCAGATCGCCGGCCGCGCGGGCCGCAAGGGCTTCGACACCCAGGGCAGCGTGGTGGCCCAGGCGCCCGAGCACGTCATCGAGAACGTGAAGATCGCCCAGAAGGAGGCCAAGGGCGGCAAGCGGCTGCCGCGCAAGCCTCCGCCCCAGAAGGGTTTCGTCAACTACGACAAGAACACCTTCGACCGGCTACAGACCGGACTGCCCGAGCCGCTCGAGTCCCGCTTCGAGGTGACACACGGCTTCCTGCTCAACCTCTTGCAGAGCGAGATGGTGGGCGGCGCCGAGGGCTATCAACGCCTGGTGCGGCTCATCTTCCGCTCGCATGGCTCGGAGTACATCAAGCGGCGCAACATCAAGGAGGCCGCGGCGTGCTTCCGCACCCTGCGCAACGCGGGGCTGGTGATCGTGAACAAGGGGGAGGGTGGCTCGAGCGCGAGCGTGGCGGTGGCGCCGGGCCTGCAGCGAGACTTCTCGCTCAACCAGACGCTGTCGCTCTACCTCCTGGACACGCTCAACAAGCTGGACCACGAGGCGGAGACGTACGCGCTGGACGTGGTGACGCTCGCGGAGTCCATCCTGGAGAACCCCGAGGTGGTGCTCTACGCGCAGCTCCACGAGCTCAAGGGCGAGAAGATCGCCGAGATGAAGGCGCGGGGCATGGAGTACGACGAGCGGATGGCGGAGCTGGACAAGCTCGAGTGGCCCAAGCCCAACCGCGACTTCATCTACACCACCTTCAACGCCTTCGCGGACAAGCACCCGTGGGTGGGCGCGGAGAACATCCGGCCCAAGTCCATCCTGCGCGACATGTACGAGCGGTACATGACGTTCCACGACTACGTGCGCGAGTACGGCCTGCAGCGCAGCGAGGGCGTGCTCATGCGCTACCTGGGTGACTGCTACAAGGCCCTCACCCAGACGATCCCCGAGCGCTACCGCAACGACGAGCTCAAGGACATCATCGAGTGGTTGCGGGCGATGATCCGCCACGTGGACCAGAGCCTGCTGGACGAGTGGGAGCGGCTGAAGAACCCGGGCGAGGCGCTCCTCCCCCGCGCCGAGGCCCCCGAGCGCCGCCCCCAGGAGCTCACCGACGATCCCCGGGCCTTCGCGGCGCACGTGCGCAACGAGCTGTACCGGCTGGTGCGCATGCTCGGCCTGCGGCGCTACGCCGACGCGGTGGCGCTGCTGCGTCTGGACGCGGGGGGCGAGGCGTGGACCGCGGCGAAGCTGGAGGCGGCCATGGCGCCCTACTTCGAGGAGCACGGCAGCGTGGTGCTCACGCCCCAGGCCCGCCGGCCCGCGTACACCCTGCTCAAGGAGACGGGTCCGCGGCAGTGGGACGCCCAGCAGCGCCTGCTGGATCCCGAGGGCCATGGCGACTGGATGCTCGACTGCGCCATCGACCTGACCGGCCGCAAGGTGGATGACGGGCCGCTGCTCATCCTGCGCCGCATCGGCACGTAA
- a CDS encoding phosphoenolpyruvate carboxylase: protein MPPIRHVDLPLRQDVRLLGRLLGEVIIEQEGQAVFELEERVRRLSIDRRRGPKSGRRAAASELAALLRRMPLSQAEPVLRAFSTYFRLVNLAEQNHRIRRTREHEVAGSRGPQRGSLEAVMHSLRQAGVSAARLREVLQSMRVTLTLTAHPTQAARRTVLEKTYRLARLLENRDRCQLTPREKADTHAAMREEISALWQTDELRRERPTVGDEVKNVLWYVEEVLAEQLSLMPETLDWAFERAYGEPLGVLATPVRLHSWVGGDMDGNPLVTPEVFADTLRAHRARGLRALRTQIARLGWVLTQSERHTHVSKELQASLEQDARDLPEVVARYGARTEGEPWRRKLRFIEGRLQAALVYVEGRRAGRSEPLPDAAYRSPADLLADLHLLERSLVEAKAGHAGVRKIQRLTALVRAVGFHLAELEVRAPAEDARSAAASLKGGPAPTEGGKRLLAVLQRMREAQSESGEGCCRTLILSMASSAEDVLAAFECARASGLWDEARGCATVDVVPLFEQLGALDDGPRVLRELFTHAEYRRHLSARGVQEVMVGYSDSGKEVGLLAASAALYRAQSALTQVAREAGVRLRLFHGRGETVARGGGPAQQAILALPPGSVGGTYKATEQGEALDHKYARPELARRTLELVLGGVLLHSLDAQPRLAPEEEPAFRATFDELAEVGRRAYRALVWEDERFVPFFQAATPIEEISALPIGSRPSKRAAGGLESLRAIPWVFSWTQNRAILPGWYGVGSALEELGSRPGGLTLLTRMYRQWPYFRAVIDNVAMVLAKSDIAIASRYAALAPESTRPLWERIRAEYSRTRRWVKQVTGEKRLLANNRQLQQSIALRNPYIDPMSFLQVELMRRKRAGEDHCDRPLLLTLAGIAVGMRNTG, encoded by the coding sequence ATGCCTCCCATTCGTCATGTCGATCTGCCGTTGCGCCAGGACGTCCGGCTCTTGGGCCGACTGCTCGGAGAAGTGATCATCGAGCAGGAGGGCCAGGCCGTCTTCGAACTGGAGGAGCGCGTGCGGCGCCTCTCCATCGATCGGCGGCGGGGTCCCAAGTCCGGACGCCGGGCCGCCGCCTCGGAGCTGGCCGCGCTGTTGCGCCGTATGCCCCTGAGCCAGGCCGAGCCCGTGCTGCGCGCCTTCTCCACGTACTTCCGCCTCGTCAACCTCGCCGAGCAGAACCACCGCATCCGCCGCACCCGCGAGCATGAGGTCGCCGGCTCCCGGGGCCCCCAGCGGGGCTCGCTCGAGGCGGTGATGCACTCCCTGCGGCAAGCGGGCGTGAGCGCCGCGCGGCTGCGCGAGGTGCTCCAGTCCATGCGCGTCACCCTCACCCTCACCGCGCACCCCACCCAGGCCGCTCGCCGCACGGTGCTGGAGAAGACGTACCGCCTCGCCCGGCTCCTCGAGAACCGCGACCGCTGCCAGCTCACCCCGCGCGAGAAGGCGGACACCCACGCGGCCATGCGCGAGGAGATCTCCGCCCTCTGGCAGACGGACGAGCTGCGGCGCGAGCGCCCCACCGTGGGCGACGAGGTGAAGAACGTCCTCTGGTACGTGGAGGAGGTGCTCGCCGAGCAGCTCTCGCTCATGCCCGAGACGCTCGATTGGGCCTTCGAGCGCGCCTATGGCGAGCCGCTGGGGGTGCTCGCCACCCCCGTGCGTCTGCACTCGTGGGTGGGCGGGGACATGGATGGCAACCCGCTGGTGACTCCCGAGGTGTTCGCCGACACCCTGCGTGCCCACCGTGCCCGCGGACTGCGCGCCCTGCGCACGCAGATCGCCCGGCTGGGTTGGGTGCTCACCCAGTCCGAGCGCCATACCCATGTCTCCAAGGAACTCCAGGCCTCGCTCGAGCAGGACGCCCGCGACCTGCCCGAGGTGGTGGCCCGCTACGGCGCGCGCACCGAGGGCGAGCCCTGGCGCCGCAAGCTGCGCTTCATCGAGGGCCGGCTCCAGGCCGCCCTGGTCTACGTCGAGGGCCGTCGCGCGGGCCGCTCCGAGCCGCTTCCCGACGCCGCCTACCGCTCGCCCGCGGATCTGCTCGCGGACCTGCACCTGCTCGAGCGCTCGCTGGTGGAGGCCAAGGCGGGACACGCGGGCGTGCGGAAGATCCAACGCCTCACCGCCCTGGTGCGCGCCGTGGGCTTCCACCTGGCCGAGCTGGAGGTGCGCGCCCCCGCCGAGGACGCGCGCAGCGCCGCCGCGTCCCTCAAGGGCGGCCCCGCGCCGACCGAGGGCGGCAAGCGCCTGCTGGCCGTGCTCCAGCGCATGCGCGAGGCCCAGTCCGAGTCGGGCGAGGGCTGCTGCCGCACGCTCATCCTCTCCATGGCCTCCAGCGCCGAGGACGTGCTGGCGGCATTCGAGTGCGCGCGGGCCTCGGGGTTGTGGGACGAGGCGCGCGGGTGCGCCACCGTGGACGTGGTGCCGCTCTTCGAGCAGCTCGGCGCACTGGATGATGGGCCGCGCGTGCTGCGTGAGCTGTTCACCCATGCCGAGTACCGCCGGCACCTGTCGGCCCGGGGCGTCCAGGAGGTGATGGTGGGCTACAGCGACTCGGGCAAGGAGGTGGGGCTGCTCGCCGCGAGCGCCGCGCTCTACCGCGCCCAGTCCGCGCTCACCCAGGTGGCGCGTGAGGCGGGGGTGCGGCTGCGCCTCTTCCATGGCCGCGGTGAGACGGTGGCGCGCGGCGGTGGTCCCGCCCAGCAGGCCATCCTCGCGCTACCCCCGGGCAGCGTCGGCGGCACCTACAAGGCCACCGAGCAGGGCGAGGCGTTGGATCACAAATACGCCCGGCCCGAGCTGGCCCGGCGCACGCTGGAGCTGGTGCTCGGCGGCGTGCTGCTGCACTCGCTCGACGCGCAGCCGCGCCTGGCCCCGGAGGAGGAGCCCGCCTTCCGCGCCACCTTCGACGAGCTGGCGGAGGTGGGCCGCCGCGCCTACCGTGCGCTCGTCTGGGAGGACGAGCGCTTCGTGCCCTTCTTCCAGGCGGCCACCCCCATCGAGGAGATCTCCGCGCTGCCCATCGGCTCGCGTCCGAGCAAGCGCGCCGCCGGCGGTCTCGAGTCCCTGCGCGCCATCCCCTGGGTGTTCTCCTGGACGCAGAACCGCGCCATCCTCCCCGGCTGGTACGGGGTGGGCTCGGCGCTGGAGGAGCTGGGCTCTCGGCCCGGAGGGCTCACGCTGCTCACGCGCATGTACCGGCAGTGGCCCTACTTCCGCGCCGTCATCGACAACGTGGCCATGGTGCTCGCCAAGTCGGACATCGCTATCGCCTCGCGCTATGCGGCGCTGGCTCCCGAGTCCACGCGGCCCTTGTGGGAGCGCATCCGCGCCGAGTACTCGCGCACCCGCCGTTGGGTGAAGCAGGTGACGGGCGAGAAGCGCCTGCTCGCCAACAACCGCCAGCTCCAGCAGAGCATCGCCCTGCGCAATCCCTACATCGATCCCATGTCCTTCCTCCAGGTGGAGCTGATGCGGCGTAAGCGCGCGGGGGAGGACCACTGCGATCGGCCCCTGTTGCTCACGCTCGCCGGCATCGCCGTGGGCATGCGCAACACGGGGTGA
- a CDS encoding alpha-ketoacid dehydrogenase subunit beta → MANMAQAIRMALHYAEENLGVTDIFGEDVGAPLGGVFTVTQGLKTAWNSPLDERGIIGMAIGLAMAGQRPVAEIQFADYIYNTIDLLKIAGNTCWASHGDWNLPMVVKTPVGSGIRGSLYHSHSFDATATHIPGWKIVIPSNPLDAYGLMISACQEINPVMYLEPKALLRIKGEERIPGEPDDDKQLSRLIDAPLGDQRSQWKPQWPEGLGAYAVPIGKGKVVRPGSQVTVVSYGRTLPLCKKAADELASEGVDAEVIDLRSLWPYDWELIRGSIEKTGRVLFVNEDTEVTNFGEHLVRRTVEELFFKLLAPPRLLAGKFVPGIGLADTLEMASVPQLGDITAAVRALAAEQP, encoded by the coding sequence ATGGCCAACATGGCTCAAGCCATTCGCATGGCGCTGCACTACGCCGAGGAGAACCTGGGCGTCACCGACATCTTCGGCGAGGACGTGGGCGCCCCCCTGGGCGGCGTCTTCACCGTGACGCAGGGGCTCAAGACGGCGTGGAACTCGCCCCTGGACGAGCGCGGCATCATCGGCATGGCCATTGGTCTGGCCATGGCCGGCCAGCGTCCCGTCGCGGAGATCCAGTTCGCCGACTACATCTACAACACCATCGATCTGCTGAAGATCGCCGGCAACACCTGCTGGGCGAGCCATGGGGACTGGAACCTGCCCATGGTGGTGAAGACCCCGGTGGGCAGCGGCATCCGCGGCTCGCTCTACCACTCGCATTCCTTCGACGCGACGGCCACCCACATCCCGGGCTGGAAGATCGTCATCCCCTCCAATCCGCTGGATGCGTACGGCCTGATGATCTCCGCGTGCCAGGAGATCAACCCCGTCATGTACCTGGAGCCCAAGGCGCTCTTGCGCATCAAGGGCGAGGAGCGCATCCCGGGCGAGCCCGACGACGACAAGCAGCTGTCGCGCCTCATCGACGCGCCCCTGGGCGATCAGCGCTCGCAGTGGAAGCCGCAGTGGCCCGAGGGGCTCGGGGCGTACGCGGTGCCCATTGGCAAGGGCAAGGTGGTGCGCCCGGGCTCGCAGGTGACGGTGGTGAGCTACGGCCGCACCCTGCCCCTGTGCAAGAAGGCCGCGGACGAGCTGGCGAGCGAGGGAGTGGACGCCGAGGTCATCGATCTGCGCTCGCTCTGGCCCTATGACTGGGAGCTCATCCGGGGCTCCATCGAGAAGACGGGCCGGGTGCTCTTCGTCAACGAGGACACCGAGGTGACCAACTTCGGCGAGCACCTGGTGCGCCGCACGGTGGAGGAGCTGTTCTTCAAGCTGCTCGCGCCGCCGCGGCTGCTGGCCGGCAAGTTCGTGCCGGGCATTGGCCTGGCCGACACGCTGGAGATGGCCTCGGTGCCCCAACTGGGGGACATCACCGCCGCCGTGCGCGCGCTGGCCGCCGAGCAGCCCTGA
- a CDS encoding TIGR02266 family protein, which yields MSTKSADMTESPAALYANRRSHERVAATFDVRFEQTQDAARALRAYSLNLSAGGLCLRTRRSYDVGSRVRLQMSVSGEDFELEGIISWVRDDAEAIGVRFVDVREEDQLRLQRVVGSFKR from the coding sequence ATGTCCACCAAGTCTGCCGATATGACGGAGTCACCGGCGGCGTTGTACGCCAACCGGAGATCTCACGAGCGGGTGGCCGCGACGTTCGATGTCCGCTTCGAGCAGACCCAGGACGCGGCGCGAGCCCTGCGGGCCTACTCGCTCAACCTCTCGGCGGGGGGCCTGTGCCTGCGCACGCGCCGCTCCTACGACGTGGGCTCGCGCGTGCGCCTGCAGATGTCCGTGAGCGGCGAGGACTTCGAACTCGAGGGCATCATCTCGTGGGTGCGAGATGACGCCGAGGCGATCGGCGTGCGCTTCGTGGACGTGAGGGAAGAGGACCAGCTGCGCCTGCAGCGCGTGGTGGGCAGCTTCAAGCGCTAG